The following coding sequences are from one Streptomyces sp. NBC_01232 window:
- a CDS encoding sulfate adenylyltransferase subunit 1 yields the protein MTILDSPAPVLEDAAVAIDTLRLATAGSVDDGKSTLVGRLLHDSKSILTDQLEAVEAVSAQRGQDTPDLALLTDGLRAEREQGITIDVAYRYFATARRRFILADTPGHVQYTRNMVTGASTAELAIILVDARNGVVEQTRRHAAVAALLRVPQVVLAVNKMDLVGYDEAAYAAIADEFATYAASLGIPAVTPVPISALNGDNVVDPSANMDWYVGPTVLEHLETVPVGRDAAEAPARFPVQYVIRPQTAEHPDYRGYAGQLAAGTLSVGEQVTILPSGLTSTIRGIDVLGERADAARAPQSVTLLLEDDVDISRGDLIAPSASAPDTTRDVEATVCHVADRPLTIGARVLLKHTTRTVQAVVRDIESRLDLQDLTRQPNPGRLVANDIGRVLLRTAEPLALDPYSASRLTGSFLLIEPSDGTTLAAGMAGPGLGTEG from the coding sequence ATGACAATCCTGGACTCCCCGGCACCGGTACTCGAGGACGCCGCCGTCGCCATCGACACCCTGCGCCTGGCCACCGCCGGTTCCGTCGACGACGGCAAGTCCACCCTGGTGGGCCGGCTGCTGCACGACTCCAAGTCGATCCTGACCGACCAGCTGGAGGCCGTGGAGGCCGTCTCCGCCCAGCGCGGCCAGGACACACCCGACCTGGCGCTGCTCACCGACGGCCTGCGGGCCGAGCGGGAGCAGGGCATCACCATCGACGTGGCCTACCGCTACTTCGCCACCGCCCGGCGCCGGTTCATCCTCGCCGACACCCCCGGGCACGTGCAGTACACCCGCAACATGGTCACCGGAGCCTCCACGGCCGAGCTCGCGATCATCCTGGTCGACGCCCGCAACGGGGTGGTGGAGCAGACCCGCCGGCACGCGGCCGTCGCGGCCCTCCTGCGCGTCCCGCAGGTGGTCCTGGCCGTCAACAAGATGGACCTGGTGGGTTACGACGAGGCCGCCTACGCCGCCATCGCCGACGAGTTCGCCACGTACGCGGCCTCCCTCGGCATCCCGGCGGTCACCCCCGTCCCGATCTCCGCCCTGAACGGCGACAACGTGGTGGACCCGTCCGCCAACATGGACTGGTACGTGGGCCCGACGGTGCTGGAACACCTGGAGACCGTCCCGGTCGGCCGGGACGCCGCCGAGGCGCCCGCCCGCTTCCCGGTGCAGTACGTGATCCGTCCGCAGACCGCCGAGCACCCCGACTACCGCGGCTACGCGGGCCAGTTGGCGGCGGGCACGCTCAGCGTGGGCGAGCAGGTCACCATCCTGCCGTCCGGGCTGACCAGCACCATCCGCGGCATCGACGTCCTGGGGGAGCGCGCCGACGCCGCACGCGCCCCGCAGTCGGTGACGCTGCTGCTGGAGGACGACGTCGACATCTCCCGGGGCGACCTGATCGCCCCCTCCGCGAGCGCCCCGGACACCACCCGGGACGTGGAGGCCACCGTCTGCCACGTGGCGGACCGGCCCCTGACCATCGGCGCCCGCGTCCTGCTCAAGCACACCACCCGCACGGTGCAGGCCGTCGTACGGGACATCGAGTCCCGGCTGGACCTGCAGGACCTGACCCGGCAGCCGAACCCGGGCCGGCTCGTGGCCAACGACATCGGCCGGGTCCTGCTGCGCACGGCCGAGCCCCTGGCCCTGGACCCGTACAGCGCCTCGCGCCTGACGGGCTCGTTCCTGCTGATCGAGCCCTCGGACGGCACCACCCTCGCCGCCGGCATGGCGGGCCCGGGCCTCGGCACCGAGGGCTGA
- the cysD gene encoding sulfate adenylyltransferase subunit CysD, producing the protein MGAAVRKGTAVTTAVRLAPLTHLDVLESEAVHIFREVAGEFEKPVILFSGGKDSIVMLHLARKAFAPAPVPFVLLHVDTGHNFPEVLDYRDRAVARCGLRLHVASVQEYIDNGRLHERPDGTRNPLQTVPLTEAIQSLRFDAVFGGGRRDEEKARAKERVFSLRDEFSQWDPRRQRPELWQLYNGRHAPGEHVRVFPLSNWTELDVWQYIAREEIELPEIYFAHEREVFLRNGMWLTAGEWGGPKEGETPEKRLIRYRTVGDMSCTGAVDSDATTLDAVIAEIAASRLTERGATRADDKMSEAAMEDRKREGYF; encoded by the coding sequence ATGGGCGCTGCTGTCCGAAAGGGGACTGCTGTGACCACCGCCGTCCGGCTCGCGCCGCTGACGCACCTGGACGTCCTCGAGTCCGAGGCCGTGCACATCTTCCGTGAGGTGGCGGGGGAGTTCGAGAAGCCGGTGATCCTCTTCTCCGGCGGCAAGGACTCCATCGTCATGCTGCACCTCGCCCGCAAGGCGTTCGCCCCGGCGCCGGTGCCCTTCGTCCTCCTCCACGTGGACACCGGCCACAACTTCCCCGAGGTGCTGGACTACCGCGACCGCGCGGTGGCCCGGTGCGGACTGCGGCTGCACGTGGCCTCCGTCCAGGAGTACATCGACAACGGCCGGCTGCACGAGCGCCCGGACGGCACCCGCAACCCGCTCCAGACCGTCCCGCTGACGGAGGCGATCCAGAGCCTGAGGTTCGACGCGGTCTTCGGCGGCGGGCGGCGCGACGAGGAGAAGGCCCGCGCCAAGGAGCGCGTCTTCTCCCTGCGCGACGAGTTCTCCCAGTGGGACCCCCGCCGTCAGCGCCCCGAGCTGTGGCAGCTCTACAACGGCCGCCACGCCCCCGGCGAGCACGTGCGGGTCTTCCCGCTCTCCAACTGGACCGAGTTGGACGTCTGGCAGTACATCGCCCGCGAGGAGATCGAGCTGCCGGAGATCTACTTCGCCCACGAGCGCGAGGTGTTCCTGCGCAACGGGATGTGGCTGACGGCCGGCGAGTGGGGCGGTCCGAAGGAGGGCGAGACGCCCGAGAAGCGGCTCATCCGCTACCGCACCGTCGGCGACATGTCCTGCACCGGCGCGGTGGACTCCGACGCCACCACGCTCGACGCCGTGATCGCCGAGATCGCCGCCTCCCGGCTCACCGAGCGGGGCGCGACCCGCGCCGACGACAAGATGTCCGAGGCCGCGATGGAAGACCGCAAGCGCGAAGGGTACTTCTAA
- the cysC gene encoding adenylyl-sulfate kinase encodes MTLTQESPPAEPAAPPCPSCTCGATVWLTGLPSSGKSTIAGLLAERLRAAGRRVEILDGDEIRRFLSAGLGYSREDRNTNVQRIGLVADVLSANGVVTLVPVIAPYEDSREAVRKRHADRGTAYLEIHVATPVEVCSERDVKGLYAKQAAGEISGLTGVDDPYEQPARPDLRLETHQQSSQESADAVWALLSERGLL; translated from the coding sequence ATGACACTGACTCAGGAGAGTCCGCCCGCCGAGCCGGCGGCCCCGCCCTGCCCCAGCTGCACCTGCGGTGCGACCGTATGGCTGACCGGCCTGCCCAGCTCCGGCAAGAGCACCATCGCCGGGCTCCTCGCCGAGCGGCTGCGCGCCGCCGGCCGCCGGGTGGAGATACTCGACGGGGACGAGATCCGCCGGTTCCTCTCGGCCGGCCTCGGCTACTCGCGAGAGGACCGCAACACCAACGTCCAGCGCATCGGCCTGGTCGCCGACGTGCTCTCGGCCAACGGGGTCGTCACGCTGGTCCCGGTGATCGCCCCGTACGAGGACAGCCGCGAGGCCGTCCGCAAGCGGCACGCCGACCGCGGCACCGCCTACCTGGAGATCCACGTGGCCACCCCGGTCGAGGTGTGCTCGGAGCGCGACGTGAAGGGCCTGTACGCCAAGCAGGCCGCCGGCGAGATCTCCGGACTGACCGGGGTCGACGACCCGTACGAGCAGCCGGCCCGGCCGGACCTGCGGCTGGAAACCCACCAACAGAGCAGCCAGGAATCCGCGGACGCGGTATGGGCGCTGCTGTCCGAAAGGGGACTGCTGTGA
- a CDS encoding non-ribosomal peptide synthetase: MALDSFSAEQQKLLDQLLDRQGVARTATAVERRPDPSAPAPLSFAQERLHFFDRMQQGSPLYSMVGLVRLRGAVDVAALESSLGEVVARHEVLRTVFQEDADGSVHQVVRPAATVTVTLPVTEAAGRGEEAVRERVRAETARGFDLSTGPLLRGSLIAVDPSEHVLVLCMHHIVVDGWSLGVLVEELGAIYAATVSGRSADLPELPVQYADFAVWQREWLSGERLEKQLAYWSGQLDGATAPEVPGDRPRPAVDSFAGDSVRIEVPAPVVAGLTRLVEEESATLFMGLLGAFSSVLGRWSGQSDVVVGTAVAGRTRTELEPLVGFFVNTLALRVDVGGGASFREVLRRSRQSAQDGFAHQDVPFERIVQELSPDRHSSGRIPFVNHMLVLHNTPYPEVRLPGVTFEVVPLHTGTAKFDLELELTVTAEGTLSGALEFSSELYDRATAVRLVEGVVALLESAVVAPDVPVESLDVVGSGQREVLAGFSGVGVEPYAPALLHELIEGRVDVSPGEVAVSGDGVGGAGAWSYTYAELDERANRLAWWLRGRGVGAESLVGVCLERGPDLVPALLGVLKAGAAYLPLDPSYPAERVRYLVEDGRPVVVLTSAGADAVLAGAEDVEVVRVEDLVEDLAGLPATRPAVPLHPQNPAYVLYTSGSTGRPKGAANSHHAITNRLLWMQDRYRLDHTDRVLHKTPIGFDVSVWELTWALLTGARIVMADPGGQRDPGYLARAAAAASVTTTHFVPSMLKVFLDTAEAAKDAAAPAGVRLPELRRVVCSGEELTAEVCATFHRLFPHAELHNLYGPTEASIDVTAHHVTSPVPARRVPIGAPITGARIHVLDAAMRVQPVGVPGELCIGGVPLARGYHRRPGLTADRFVPDPFSAGGRLYRTGDLVRWRADGTVEYLGRLDHQIKIRGQRIEPAEIETALVEHPTVDQALVTAVPDADGTPQLVAYLTKAAGAARSVGGDEAQVDRWSEVFDQIYQAGEQQTADPTFDISGWISSYTGEPLGADEMRSWVDSIVGRVLALPHRRVLEIGCGTGLLMFPIAAHAEYYCGIDVSEVAIRDLEAKLPLLPEGAGRVELLQRSAEDFDGVADDSFDIVLINSVAQYFPNADYLAEVLTKALRVVRPGGAVIVGDVRNQALLETFHASLERADAEGPSEGPEFDRAVADRVARDAELVIDPGFFTALAGDRPEIAGVSLLSKRGGHRNELVKYRYDAVLHLAGAEPATDEGKPLEEWPVAPVAELVERLRAEQPDSALISAVTDARLAADLPADGGPDATLDPHELAERVGELGYQVVPALHPERPGRLDVLITRSAARALRPVRELAMSAPDRGWGVYSNDPLEAVWRSALVPELRAHLHAMLPESMIPRHFLVLDAWPLSANGKLDRKALPAPSTGREAATTVYVAPRTPTERAIATVWSDVLGVARVGALDNFFDLGGHSLLATRVAARIGDACSTEVRLGAFFQHPTVAGLAVHIEEEAAKQVSRTPLRRADRSRHRAPRPAATASATASATASASATPATASVPAGTRA; encoded by the coding sequence ATGGCCCTCGACTCCTTCTCCGCCGAGCAGCAGAAGCTCCTCGACCAGCTGCTCGACCGTCAGGGCGTGGCCCGCACGGCGACGGCCGTCGAACGGCGGCCCGACCCCTCGGCACCCGCCCCGCTGTCCTTCGCCCAGGAGCGGCTGCACTTCTTCGACCGCATGCAGCAGGGCTCCCCCCTCTACTCCATGGTCGGCCTGGTACGGCTGCGCGGAGCCGTGGACGTGGCCGCCCTGGAGAGCTCGCTCGGTGAGGTCGTCGCCCGCCACGAGGTGCTGCGCACCGTCTTCCAGGAGGACGCGGACGGCTCAGTCCACCAGGTCGTGCGACCCGCCGCCACGGTCACGGTCACCCTGCCGGTGACCGAGGCGGCCGGACGCGGCGAGGAAGCGGTGCGCGAGCGGGTGCGCGCCGAGACCGCCCGCGGCTTCGACCTGTCCACCGGACCGCTGCTGCGCGGCTCGCTGATCGCCGTCGACCCTTCCGAGCACGTCCTGGTCCTGTGCATGCACCACATCGTGGTCGACGGCTGGTCGCTGGGCGTCCTCGTCGAGGAACTCGGCGCGATCTACGCCGCCACCGTGTCGGGCCGCAGCGCGGACCTTCCCGAACTGCCGGTGCAGTACGCAGACTTCGCGGTGTGGCAGCGCGAGTGGCTGTCGGGCGAGCGGCTGGAGAAGCAGCTCGCGTACTGGAGCGGGCAGCTGGACGGGGCCACCGCCCCGGAGGTCCCCGGTGACCGGCCGCGGCCCGCCGTGGACTCCTTCGCGGGCGACTCCGTACGGATCGAGGTCCCGGCGCCGGTCGTGGCCGGCCTGACCCGGCTGGTCGAGGAGGAGTCGGCGACCCTGTTCATGGGCCTGCTCGGCGCCTTCTCCTCGGTGCTGGGCCGCTGGTCGGGGCAGAGCGACGTGGTCGTGGGCACGGCCGTCGCGGGCCGTACGCGTACGGAACTGGAGCCGCTGGTCGGGTTCTTCGTGAACACGCTGGCCCTGCGGGTGGACGTCGGTGGCGGCGCCTCCTTCCGCGAGGTGCTGCGCCGCTCCCGGCAGAGCGCCCAGGACGGCTTCGCGCACCAGGACGTGCCCTTCGAGCGGATCGTCCAGGAACTCAGCCCCGACCGGCACAGCTCGGGCCGGATCCCCTTCGTCAACCACATGCTCGTCCTGCACAACACCCCCTACCCCGAGGTGCGGCTGCCCGGCGTCACCTTCGAGGTGGTTCCGCTGCACACCGGCACCGCCAAGTTCGACCTGGAGCTGGAGCTCACGGTGACCGCCGAGGGCACTCTGTCCGGCGCTCTGGAGTTTTCGTCGGAGTTGTACGACCGGGCGACGGCGGTGCGTCTGGTCGAGGGTGTGGTGGCGTTGCTGGAGTCGGCTGTGGTGGCTCCGGATGTGCCGGTGGAGAGTCTGGATGTGGTGGGTTCGGGTCAGCGTGAGGTGCTGGCCGGTTTCAGTGGTGTGGGTGTGGAGCCGTATGCGCCCGCGTTGCTGCATGAGTTGATCGAGGGCCGGGTGGATGTGTCGCCCGGTGAGGTTGCGGTGTCGGGTGATGGTGTCGGTGGGGCGGGTGCCTGGTCGTACACGTATGCGGAGCTGGATGAGCGGGCGAATCGTCTGGCGTGGTGGCTGCGTGGGCGTGGGGTGGGTGCCGAGTCTTTGGTGGGTGTGTGCCTGGAGCGTGGGCCGGATCTGGTGCCGGCGCTGTTGGGTGTGCTGAAGGCGGGGGCGGCGTATCTGCCGCTGGATCCGTCGTATCCGGCGGAGCGGGTGCGTTATCTGGTGGAGGACGGTCGTCCGGTCGTGGTGCTGACCTCGGCGGGTGCGGATGCCGTGCTGGCCGGGGCGGAGGATGTGGAGGTGGTGCGGGTCGAGGACCTCGTCGAGGACCTCGCCGGGCTTCCCGCGACCCGTCCCGCGGTCCCCCTCCACCCGCAGAACCCGGCCTACGTGCTCTACACCTCGGGCTCCACCGGCCGCCCCAAGGGCGCCGCCAACTCCCACCACGCCATCACCAACCGGCTGCTGTGGATGCAGGACCGCTACCGCCTCGACCACACCGACCGGGTCCTGCACAAGACCCCCATCGGGTTCGACGTGTCCGTCTGGGAGCTCACCTGGGCCCTGCTGACCGGCGCCCGCATCGTCATGGCCGACCCGGGCGGCCAGCGGGACCCCGGCTACCTGGCCCGGGCCGCCGCCGCGGCCTCCGTCACCACCACCCACTTCGTCCCGTCCATGCTCAAGGTGTTCCTGGACACCGCTGAGGCGGCCAAGGACGCGGCGGCCCCGGCGGGCGTGCGACTGCCCGAGCTGCGCCGCGTCGTGTGCAGCGGCGAGGAGCTCACCGCCGAGGTCTGCGCCACCTTCCACCGGCTGTTCCCGCACGCCGAACTGCACAACCTGTACGGGCCCACCGAGGCCTCCATCGACGTCACCGCCCACCACGTGACCAGCCCCGTACCGGCCCGCCGGGTGCCGATCGGCGCCCCGATCACCGGCGCGCGGATCCACGTCCTGGACGCGGCCATGCGGGTCCAGCCGGTGGGTGTGCCGGGTGAGCTGTGCATCGGCGGTGTCCCGCTGGCGCGCGGTTATCACCGGCGTCCGGGGCTGACGGCCGACCGGTTCGTGCCCGACCCGTTCTCCGCGGGCGGCCGGCTCTACCGCACCGGCGACCTGGTCCGCTGGCGGGCCGACGGCACCGTCGAGTACCTCGGCCGCCTCGACCACCAGATCAAGATCCGCGGCCAGCGCATCGAGCCCGCCGAGATCGAGACCGCCCTCGTCGAACACCCGACCGTGGACCAGGCCCTGGTCACCGCCGTACCCGACGCCGACGGCACCCCCCAGCTCGTCGCCTACCTCACCAAGGCGGCAGGCGCCGCCCGCAGCGTCGGCGGGGACGAGGCCCAGGTGGACCGGTGGAGCGAGGTCTTCGACCAGATCTACCAGGCCGGGGAACAGCAGACCGCCGATCCCACCTTCGACATCTCCGGCTGGATCAGCTCCTACACCGGCGAGCCGCTCGGCGCCGACGAGATGCGCTCCTGGGTCGACTCCATCGTCGGCCGGGTCCTGGCCCTGCCCCACCGGCGGGTCCTGGAGATCGGCTGCGGCACGGGTCTGCTGATGTTCCCGATCGCCGCGCACGCCGAGTACTACTGCGGCATCGACGTCTCCGAGGTGGCCATCCGCGACCTGGAGGCCAAGCTGCCGCTGCTGCCCGAGGGGGCGGGCCGGGTCGAGCTGCTCCAGCGCTCCGCCGAGGACTTCGACGGGGTCGCCGACGACAGCTTCGACATCGTGCTGATCAACTCCGTGGCCCAGTACTTCCCGAACGCCGACTACCTGGCCGAGGTCCTCACCAAGGCCCTGCGCGTGGTCCGCCCCGGCGGCGCCGTGATCGTCGGCGACGTACGCAACCAGGCCCTGCTGGAAACCTTCCACGCCTCCCTCGAACGCGCCGATGCCGAAGGTCCCTCCGAGGGCCCGGAGTTCGACCGGGCCGTGGCGGACCGCGTCGCCCGCGACGCCGAACTCGTCATCGACCCCGGCTTCTTCACCGCACTGGCCGGCGACCGGCCCGAGATCGCGGGCGTCTCCCTGCTCTCGAAGCGCGGCGGCCACCGCAACGAGCTGGTCAAGTACCGCTACGACGCCGTCCTGCACCTCGCCGGGGCCGAGCCGGCCACCGACGAGGGCAAGCCGCTGGAGGAGTGGCCGGTCGCACCGGTCGCCGAACTGGTCGAACGACTGCGCGCCGAGCAGCCCGACAGCGCTCTGATCTCCGCGGTCACCGACGCCCGGCTCGCGGCCGACCTGCCCGCCGACGGCGGCCCGGACGCCACCCTCGACCCGCACGAACTGGCCGAGCGGGTGGGCGAACTGGGCTACCAGGTGGTCCCCGCCCTGCACCCCGAGCGGCCCGGCCGTCTCGACGTACTGATCACCCGGTCGGCCGCCCGCGCCCTGCGCCCCGTGCGCGAACTCGCGATGAGCGCGCCCGACCGGGGCTGGGGCGTCTACTCCAACGACCCGCTCGAGGCGGTCTGGCGCAGTGCCCTGGTCCCCGAGCTCCGTGCCCACCTGCACGCCATGCTCCCCGAGTCCATGATCCCGCGGCACTTCCTCGTCCTGGACGCCTGGCCGCTGAGCGCCAACGGCAAGCTGGACCGCAAGGCCCTGCCCGCCCCCAGCACCGGACGCGAGGCCGCCACCACGGTCTACGTCGCCCCGCGCACCCCGACCGAGCGGGCCATCGCCACGGTCTGGTCGGACGTGCTCGGCGTGGCCCGGGTCGGCGCCCTCGACAACTTCTTCGACCTGGGCGGCCACTCGCTGCTCGCCACCCGCGTCGCCGCCCGCATCGGCGACGCCTGCTCCACCGAGGTCCGCCTCGGCGCCTTCTTCCAGCACCCCACCGTGGCCGGGCTGGCCGTCCACATCGAGGAGGAGGCGGCCAAGCAGGTCAGCCGCACCCCGCTCCGCCGGGCCGACCGGAGCCGCCACCGCGCCCCCCGGCCCGCCGCGACCGCATCCGCGACCGCATCCGCGACCGCATCCGCGTCCGCCACCCCCGCGACCGCGTCCGTTCCCGCAGGGACCCGGGCCTGA
- a CDS encoding non-ribosomal peptide synthetase, whose amino-acid sequence MTTEAALTHALAGLTPEQRARLTLELARRKALKNPAVSRRPRTEGAEHTFPSSPGQERLWYLHALEPDSTAYVLPIVLRLTGAVDVPALQGALDALVARHEVLRTVFGEGADGTVQQIVRPAGRVPLPVVELPAGTGEEGLFGRVRTEVSLPFDLARGPLVRASLLRRTENDWALVLCVHHIVVDGWSLGVLVDELAEMYAACAQARAPRLPELPVQYADFAVWQREWLSGERLEEQLAYWRGQLAGAAVLDVPGDRPRPAEQSFAGDSVPVTLSPELVTRLTRLVEGESATLFTGLLGAFAAVLGRWAGQSDVVVGTAVAGRTRTELEPLVGFFVNTLALRVDVGGGASFRELVRRSRQSSLDGFAHQDVPFERIVQELGVDRSSGRPPVVQVMLALRNVPMRPPTLGGLGVEVVELAREVAQLDLSVELVPEADGGLTGALEFSSELYDRATAVRLVEGVVALLESAVVAPDVPVESLDVVGSGQREVLAGFSGVGVEPYAPALLHELIEGRVDVSPGEVAVSGDGVGGAGAWSYTYAELDERANRLAWWLRGRGVGAESLVGVCLERGPDLVPALLGVLKAGAAYLPLDPSYPAERVRYLVEDGRPVVVLTSAGADAVLAGAEDVEVVRVEDLTEDLAGLPATRPAVPLHPQNPLCALYTSGSTGRPKGALLHHHAVTNRLRGMVDQYGFHPGDRVVHKSPLGFDPHLWECFVPLLTGGRIVMAAPGGHRDPGYLLDLCERSRITCCDVVPSMLRALLDHGGLSARAADLRLMLCGGEELSPDLAAEFLRQLPGARLNNMYGPTETTIDATTHQVTAPVPPGRTSIGRPVPGSRVYVLDAALRVQPVGVPGELCIGGVPLARGYHRRPGLTADRFVPDPFSAGGRLYRTGDLVRWRADGTVEYLGRLDHQIKIRGQRIEPAEIETALVEHPTVDQALVTAVPDADGTPQLVAYLTERPGAAHLDAEPLAAGPLRAFLAERLPAAMVPGVLVRLEAFPLLANGKVDLKRLPSAPGERLVVERTYEAPADALEGVLAGIWHDVLKVDRVGAQDDFYDLGGHSLLATQVVSRINTMLRVEVSLRSFVGISTVRQLAAVVRDTARAAGGHDADQIAELVLQISRLQADEIAAQLQA is encoded by the coding sequence ATGACCACCGAAGCAGCACTCACCCATGCCCTGGCCGGGCTCACCCCCGAGCAGCGGGCCAGGCTCACGCTCGAACTGGCCCGCCGCAAGGCCCTGAAGAATCCGGCCGTCTCCCGCCGCCCGCGGACCGAGGGCGCCGAGCACACCTTCCCCTCCTCGCCGGGCCAGGAGCGGCTCTGGTACCTCCACGCCCTCGAGCCCGACTCCACCGCGTACGTCCTGCCCATCGTGCTCCGCCTGACCGGGGCCGTGGACGTACCCGCCCTCCAGGGCGCGCTCGACGCGCTCGTCGCCCGGCACGAGGTACTGCGCACCGTCTTCGGCGAAGGCGCCGACGGCACCGTCCAGCAGATCGTCCGGCCTGCCGGCCGGGTGCCGCTGCCGGTCGTCGAGCTGCCCGCCGGTACCGGCGAGGAAGGACTCTTCGGGCGGGTGCGGACCGAGGTGTCCCTGCCCTTCGACCTCGCCCGCGGACCGCTGGTGCGGGCCTCGCTGCTGCGCCGCACGGAGAACGACTGGGCGCTGGTGCTCTGCGTCCACCACATCGTGGTCGACGGCTGGTCGCTGGGCGTCCTCGTCGACGAGCTCGCCGAGATGTATGCCGCCTGCGCGCAGGCGCGTGCTCCCCGGCTCCCCGAACTGCCGGTGCAGTACGCGGACTTCGCGGTGTGGCAGCGCGAGTGGCTGTCGGGGGAGCGGCTGGAGGAGCAGCTCGCGTACTGGCGCGGGCAGCTGGCCGGCGCCGCCGTGCTCGACGTGCCCGGCGACCGGCCCCGGCCGGCCGAGCAGTCCTTCGCCGGTGATTCGGTGCCGGTGACCCTGTCCCCGGAGCTCGTCACCCGCCTCACCCGGCTGGTCGAAGGCGAGTCGGCGACCCTGTTCACGGGTCTGCTCGGGGCGTTCGCCGCCGTGCTGGGCCGCTGGGCCGGGCAGAGCGACGTGGTCGTGGGCACGGCCGTCGCGGGCCGTACGCGTACGGAACTGGAGCCGCTGGTCGGGTTCTTCGTGAACACCCTGGCCCTGCGCGTGGACGTCGGTGGCGGCGCCTCCTTCCGCGAGCTGGTCCGCCGCTCCCGGCAGAGCTCCCTCGACGGCTTCGCGCACCAGGACGTGCCCTTCGAGCGGATCGTCCAGGAGCTGGGCGTCGACCGCAGCAGCGGCCGCCCGCCGGTGGTCCAGGTGATGCTCGCGCTGCGCAACGTCCCGATGCGGCCGCCGACGCTCGGCGGACTCGGCGTGGAGGTCGTCGAACTGGCCCGCGAAGTCGCCCAGCTGGACCTCAGCGTGGAGCTGGTCCCGGAGGCCGACGGCGGACTGACGGGTGCTCTGGAGTTTTCGTCGGAGTTGTACGACCGGGCGACGGCGGTGCGTCTGGTCGAGGGTGTGGTGGCGTTGCTGGAGTCGGCTGTGGTGGCTCCGGATGTGCCGGTGGAGAGTCTGGATGTGGTGGGTTCGGGTCAGCGTGAGGTGCTGGCCGGTTTCAGTGGTGTGGGTGTGGAGCCGTATGCGCCCGCGTTGCTGCATGAGTTGATCGAGGGCCGGGTGGATGTGTCGCCCGGTGAGGTTGCGGTGTCGGGTGATGGTGTCGGTGGGGCGGGTGCCTGGTCGTACACGTATGCGGAGCTGGATGAGCGGGCGAATCGTCTGGCGTGGTGGCTGCGTGGGCGTGGGGTGGGTGCCGAGTCTTTGGTGGGTGTGTGCCTGGAGCGTGGGCCGGATCTGGTGCCGGCGCTGTTGGGTGTGCTGAAGGCGGGGGCGGCGTATCTGCCGCTGGATCCGTCGTATCCGGCGGAGCGGGTGCGTTATCTGGTGGAGGACGGTCGTCCGGTCGTGGTGCTGACCTCGGCGGGTGCGGATGCCGTGCTGGCCGGGGCGGAGGATGTGGAGGTGGTGCGGGTCGAGGACCTCACCGAGGACCTCGCCGGGCTTCCCGCGACCCGTCCCGCGGTCCCCCTCCACCCGCAGAACCCCCTGTGCGCCCTGTACACCTCGGGCTCCACCGGCCGCCCCAAGGGCGCCCTGCTGCACCACCACGCCGTCACCAACCGGCTGCGCGGCATGGTCGACCAGTACGGCTTCCACCCCGGCGACCGCGTCGTGCACAAGTCGCCGCTCGGCTTCGACCCGCACCTGTGGGAGTGCTTCGTCCCGCTGCTGACCGGCGGGCGGATCGTGATGGCGGCCCCCGGCGGCCACCGCGACCCCGGCTACCTGCTCGACCTGTGCGAGCGGTCCCGGATCACCTGCTGCGACGTGGTGCCGTCCATGCTCCGCGCCCTCCTCGACCACGGCGGGCTCTCCGCCCGCGCGGCGGACCTGCGGCTGATGCTGTGCGGCGGTGAGGAGCTCTCGCCCGACCTGGCCGCCGAGTTCCTGCGCCAGCTCCCCGGAGCCCGCCTGAACAACATGTACGGGCCCACCGAGACCACCATCGACGCCACCACCCACCAGGTCACCGCCCCCGTACCGCCCGGCCGGACCTCCATCGGCCGCCCGGTCCCCGGCTCCCGCGTGTACGTCCTCGACGCCGCTCTGCGGGTCCAGCCGGTGGGTGTGCCCGGTGAGCTGTGCATCGGCGGTGTCCCGCTGGCGCGCGGTTATCACCGGCGCCCGGGGCTGACGGCCGACCGGTTCGTGCCCGACCCGTTCTCCGCGGGCGGCCGGCTCTACCGCACCGGCGACCTGGTCCGCTGGCGGGCCGACGGCACCGTCGAGTACCTCGGCCGCCTCGACCACCAGATCAAGATCCGCGGCCAGCGCATCGAGCCCGCCGAGATCGAGACCGCCCTCGTCGAACACCCGACCGTGGACCAGGCCCTGGTCACCGCCGTACCCGACGCCGACGGCACCCCCCAGCTCGTCGCCTACCTCACCGAACGCCCCGGCGCCGCACACCTGGACGCCGAGCCGCTGGCCGCCGGACCGCTGCGCGCCTTCCTCGCCGAGCGGCTGCCCGCCGCCATGGTCCCCGGCGTACTGGTCCGCCTGGAGGCCTTCCCGCTGCTCGCCAACGGGAAGGTCGACCTCAAGAGGCTGCCGTCCGCACCCGGCGAACGGCTCGTCGTGGAGCGTACGTACGAGGCGCCCGCCGATGCCCTCGAAGGGGTCCTCGCCGGGATCTGGCACGACGTCCTCAAGGTCGACCGGGTCGGCGCCCAGGACGACTTCTACGACCTCGGCGGGCACTCGCTGCTCGCCACCCAGGTGGTCTCCCGGATCAACACGATGCTGCGCGTCGAGGTCTCGCTGCGCTCCTTCGTGGGGATCTCCACCGTCCGCCAGCTCGCCGCCGTCGTCCGCGACACGGCCCGCGCGGCCGGCGGACACGACGCCGATCAGATCGCCGAGCTCGTGCTCCAGATCAGCCGGCTGCAGGCGGACGAGATCGCCGCACAGCTCCAGGCCTGA